The following proteins are encoded in a genomic region of Thiomicrospira sp. R3:
- a CDS encoding P-II family nitrogen regulator, with amino-acid sequence MKQITAIIKPFKLDDVRDALHDIGIHGMTVTEVKGYGRQKGHTEMYRGAEYVVDFLPKLKLEIAVANEIVDNAIEAIVQAAQTGKIGDGKIFVTTIEQTIRIRTGETGPDAL; translated from the coding sequence ATGAAACAAATTACCGCAATCATTAAACCCTTCAAGCTCGATGACGTGCGTGATGCACTCCATGACATCGGCATTCATGGCATGACCGTCACCGAAGTAAAAGGCTATGGTCGTCAAAAAGGTCACACCGAAATGTACCGAGGTGCCGAGTATGTGGTGGACTTCCTACCCAAGTTAAAACTTGAAATCGCTGTCGCCAATGAAATCGTTGACAATGCCATCGAAGCAATTGTACAGGCAGCACAAACCGGCAAAATTGGTGATGGCAAAATATTTGTCACCACCATTGAACAAACCATCCGCATCCGCACCGGTGAAACCGGCCCTGATGCCCTGTAA
- a CDS encoding argininosuccinate synthase → MSDVKKVVLAYSGGLDTSIIAKWLQDEYQCEVVTFTADIGQGEEVEPARVKAQAMGIKEIFIEDLREEFARDFVFPMFRANAIYEGEYLLGTSIARPLIAKRLVEIAQAVNADAISHGATGKGNDQVRFELGAYALMPDVRVIAPWREWDLNSREKLMAYAQEHNIAIENKKGKKSPYSMDANLLHISYEGGVLEDPWAEPEESMWRWSVAPENAPNEPTYIELTYEKGDIVALNGQAFSPATIMAELNQIGGANGIGRDDLVENRFVGMKSRGCYETPAGTIMIKAHRAMESITLDREAAHLKDELMPRYAKLVYNGFWFSPEREMLQAAIDHSQKVVNGVVRLKLYKGNVIVVGRKSETDSLFDESIATFEDDKGAYNQKDAEGFIKLNALRLRIAARKRSAK, encoded by the coding sequence ATGTCAGATGTAAAAAAAGTCGTTTTAGCTTACTCAGGCGGTTTAGACACCTCAATTATCGCTAAATGGTTGCAGGATGAGTATCAGTGTGAAGTCGTCACCTTCACGGCGGATATAGGCCAGGGCGAGGAGGTGGAGCCTGCGCGCGTTAAGGCACAAGCGATGGGCATTAAAGAAATTTTTATTGAAGATTTGCGTGAAGAGTTTGCGCGTGATTTTGTATTCCCGATGTTCCGTGCCAATGCTATTTATGAAGGCGAGTATTTATTAGGTACTTCGATTGCACGTCCGTTGATTGCCAAGCGTTTGGTTGAGATTGCACAGGCTGTTAATGCGGATGCGATTTCTCATGGCGCAACCGGCAAGGGTAACGATCAGGTACGTTTTGAGTTAGGCGCTTATGCGTTAATGCCGGATGTCAGAGTGATTGCGCCTTGGCGTGAGTGGGATTTAAACTCACGTGAAAAATTGATGGCTTATGCGCAAGAGCACAATATCGCGATCGAAAATAAGAAGGGTAAAAAGTCGCCTTATTCTATGGATGCAAACTTGCTGCATATTTCTTATGAAGGCGGCGTGCTGGAAGATCCTTGGGCCGAGCCTGAAGAGTCTATGTGGCGTTGGTCGGTAGCTCCAGAAAACGCACCCAATGAGCCAACCTATATTGAGTTGACCTATGAGAAGGGCGATATTGTGGCGTTAAATGGCCAAGCCTTTTCGCCAGCGACGATTATGGCGGAGTTAAACCAAATCGGTGGTGCCAATGGTATTGGACGTGATGATTTAGTTGAGAACCGTTTTGTTGGCATGAAGTCGCGCGGTTGTTATGAAACCCCTGCCGGTACGATTATGATTAAGGCGCATAGAGCGATGGAGTCAATTACGTTAGATCGTGAAGCGGCGCATTTGAAAGATGAGTTAATGCCACGTTATGCTAAGTTGGTTTATAACGGCTTTTGGTTTAGCCCTGAGCGTGAAATGCTCCAAGCGGCGATTGACCATTCACAAAAAGTAGTGAATGGCGTAGTGCGCTTGAAGTTGTACAAAGGCAATGTCATTGTGGTAGGGCGCAAGTCAGAGACAGACAGTTTGTTTGATGAGTCGATTGCGACGTTTGAAGATGACAAGGGCGCGTACAACCAAAAAGATGCGGAAGGCTTTATTAAGCTTAACGCATTACGTTTACGTATTGCCGCGCGTAAACGCTCAGCGAAATAA
- the asd gene encoding archaetidylserine decarboxylase (Phosphatidylserine decarboxylase is synthesized as a single chain precursor. Generation of the pyruvoyl active site from a Ser is coupled to cleavage of a Gly-Ser bond between the larger (beta) and smaller (alpha chains). It is an integral membrane protein.), producing the protein MMPLMDYVKVVPQYLLPKQLLSQAMHSFMHSQIGWIKNATIKGLTKLYNIDIRDAQDPNIENYPHFNAFFTRALKPESRPIHPGEQIWVSPVDGVISQSAPIQDNKLIQAKCHDYTTEALVGGDISYAKKFKDGDFAVIYLSPRDYHRIHMPINAQLLSMTYVPGDLFAVNPATVNLVPGLFARNERLVLRFKSEQGHFCLVMVGAIFVGSMETVFQGKITPPYGATLQHWDYKEHNLTFEKGEEIGRFNMGSTVVLLTQNGQFPELGQQQERFIKMGEAFRFPTPPNSDEIKPDPVNDDEQAIGGM; encoded by the coding sequence ATGATGCCACTGATGGATTATGTTAAAGTTGTACCCCAGTACCTTTTACCCAAACAACTGCTTTCGCAAGCCATGCATAGCTTTATGCATAGTCAGATTGGATGGATTAAAAATGCTACGATTAAAGGCCTCACCAAGCTTTACAATATCGATATCCGTGATGCCCAAGATCCCAATATCGAAAACTATCCCCATTTTAATGCTTTTTTTACCCGCGCCCTTAAACCAGAATCGCGCCCTATTCACCCTGGTGAGCAAATCTGGGTCAGCCCTGTCGATGGCGTAATCAGTCAGTCAGCGCCAATCCAAGACAACAAACTCATCCAAGCGAAATGCCATGACTACACCACCGAAGCGCTGGTTGGGGGTGATATCAGCTACGCCAAAAAATTTAAAGACGGCGACTTTGCCGTTATCTACCTTTCACCTCGCGACTACCACCGCATTCACATGCCCATCAATGCCCAGCTGCTCTCCATGACCTACGTGCCAGGTGACTTATTTGCAGTCAACCCCGCTACGGTTAATCTTGTCCCAGGCCTCTTTGCCAGAAACGAACGCCTAGTGCTGCGCTTTAAATCTGAACAAGGCCATTTCTGTCTGGTTATGGTCGGGGCGATTTTCGTTGGCAGCATGGAAACCGTTTTCCAGGGTAAAATTACCCCCCCTTATGGCGCAACCCTACAACACTGGGATTATAAAGAACACAATCTAACCTTTGAAAAAGGCGAAGAAATTGGCCGATTTAACATGGGTTCAACCGTGGTATTATTAACACAGAATGGACAATTTCCAGAGCTAGGGCAACAGCAAGAACGCTTTATAAAAATGGGTGAAGCCTTTCGTTTTCCAACCCCGCCCAATTCAGATGAGATTAAACCTGATCCGGTTAACGACGACGAACAAGCCATAGGAGGTATGTAG
- a CDS encoding rhodanese-like domain-containing protein: MFIPCEQAKALIKDHQGQLVDVRTPQEFMMEPIPGSINIPLHEIDQVAAQKLNKSLPVVVFCRSGQRSYMAQQILMGQGFASVHNLGPSMAWYQCPDI, encoded by the coding sequence ATGTTTATCCCTTGTGAGCAAGCAAAGGCTTTAATAAAAGACCATCAAGGTCAGCTCGTTGATGTGCGTACCCCGCAGGAATTTATGATGGAACCTATTCCTGGGTCGATAAATATTCCGTTGCATGAAATTGATCAGGTAGCGGCTCAAAAGCTAAATAAATCCTTGCCGGTTGTCGTGTTTTGTCGTTCGGGTCAGCGCTCGTATATGGCGCAACAGATTTTAATGGGGCAAGGTTTTGCTAGCGTGCATAATCTTGGGCCGTCGATGGCTTGGTATCAGTGTCCTGACATTTAA
- a CDS encoding dicarboxylate/amino acid:cation symporter, whose product MKLALHWQILIALGLAAIMGSATGVSATVVGISWVAIYDFIGTLFLNALKMIVIPLVVSAIILGVSNIGGQQGFSRLGLKTLSYYAATGLIAILIGLALVNIIQPGAGQTQAPVIETNAQLMSAVEGKGMGDIAEIFIRMIPDNIFKAAVEMQMLGLIFFSILFGFFMTQLTGRPREVMHDFWQAIFDVMMKITALVMKFAPYGVFGLVAASVARTGFEQFGNLAWFFLTVSLALALHFFVVMSLLLKYVGKIQNPWLHYKAMFPALLTSFSTSSSSATLPVTLSNVEQRAGVSNRVTSFVLPLGATVNMNGTALYECVAVLFIAQLFGVDLTWTQQLLVVILALATSIGVAGIPSASLVAISVILLAVGLPIEALGILLVVDRLLDMMRTSVNIFSDSVGAVIIARSEGELNLLKPMEALSKQSGETKVNP is encoded by the coding sequence ATGAAACTCGCTTTACATTGGCAAATTCTTATTGCTTTGGGGCTGGCGGCTATTATGGGTAGTGCAACCGGTGTTAGCGCGACGGTTGTGGGAATCAGTTGGGTCGCCATCTACGATTTTATTGGCACGCTATTTTTAAACGCACTAAAAATGATTGTCATTCCGCTGGTAGTGTCTGCGATTATTTTAGGCGTGAGTAATATTGGGGGCCAACAGGGCTTTAGTCGATTGGGTTTGAAAACCTTGAGTTATTATGCCGCAACCGGATTAATCGCAATTTTGATTGGTTTGGCTTTGGTCAATATTATTCAGCCGGGTGCAGGACAGACGCAAGCGCCGGTCATTGAAACCAATGCGCAGTTAATGAGCGCGGTGGAAGGCAAGGGGATGGGGGATATTGCTGAAATCTTTATCCGCATGATTCCTGATAATATTTTTAAGGCCGCCGTCGAAATGCAAATGTTGGGACTGATTTTTTTCAGTATTTTGTTTGGTTTCTTTATGACGCAATTAACCGGTCGGCCTCGAGAAGTGATGCATGATTTTTGGCAGGCTATTTTTGATGTAATGATGAAGATTACCGCTTTGGTGATGAAGTTTGCCCCTTATGGGGTATTTGGTTTGGTGGCTGCGTCGGTGGCGCGCACCGGGTTTGAGCAGTTTGGTAATTTGGCTTGGTTCTTTTTGACGGTAAGCTTAGCCTTAGCGTTGCATTTTTTTGTTGTGATGTCTTTGCTGTTGAAGTATGTTGGCAAAATCCAGAATCCATGGTTGCATTACAAAGCCATGTTTCCGGCATTGTTAACTTCTTTTTCAACCAGTTCTTCGTCGGCAACCTTACCGGTTACGTTGTCGAATGTCGAACAACGTGCCGGTGTGTCGAACCGGGTTACCAGTTTTGTTTTACCCTTGGGTGCGACGGTCAACATGAATGGTACGGCTTTGTATGAATGTGTGGCGGTTTTGTTTATTGCGCAGTTGTTTGGGGTGGACTTAACTTGGACACAGCAGTTATTGGTGGTGATTTTAGCGTTGGCGACGTCAATTGGCGTTGCGGGGATACCTTCGGCCAGTTTGGTTGCGATTAGTGTCATTTTATTGGCGGTCGGTTTGCCGATCGAGGCCTTAGGTATTTTGTTAGTCGTTGATCGCTTGTTGGATATGATGCGCACCTCGGTGAATATATTTAGCGACTCAGTGGGCGCGGTGATTATTGCGCGCTCGGAAGGGGAGTTGAATTTACTTAAACCTATGGAAGCCTTATCTAAACAGTCTGGTGAAACCAAGGTTAATCCTTAA
- a CDS encoding O-antigen ligase family protein, whose protein sequence is MAFLVFIPLPLGSNRDASMAFLVAWVGLIALVWASGWLFNLRFWQWRRVHRVGLVLAGLLLLFQAWVGLQLAAGWTLDSYATFKYLMLGLAYSVLFVVVLDVFKTRQRLVWLIAALLVSGTLQALLGTMRAFGELSGLFGWLFESSRQVATGTFVNRNHFAGYLEMTLALGIGLMLAFRTGRDWSWVGFLELLLSPKMMIRLALILMVIALVMTQSRMGNTAFMVSLLVVSVLFIARNPLNRVRNGLIILSILLIDVLIISQYFGLERLKDRVFSTEVSVTVDQGNLIVNLDDLRGLAFERGLPLAMEKPWVGQGAGTYELAFMPYSGIDFGGHFDHAHNDFLQFWIEFGLIGSLLLLAFLALSFYFALKALWMRESLFRSGLGFGVTMALLSITIHSFFDFNLQIPANAATFVVVCALAVLAPYHSHEPKSSVR, encoded by the coding sequence CATTGGTTTGGGCAAGCGGCTGGTTGTTTAATTTACGGTTTTGGCAGTGGAGACGTGTTCATCGGGTAGGCTTGGTGTTAGCAGGCCTGCTGCTTTTATTTCAGGCTTGGGTTGGGCTTCAACTTGCAGCCGGATGGACGTTAGATAGTTATGCGACCTTTAAGTATTTAATGCTGGGTTTGGCTTATAGCGTGCTGTTTGTTGTGGTGTTGGATGTGTTTAAAACGCGCCAGCGCTTGGTGTGGCTGATTGCGGCATTATTGGTGAGCGGCACCTTGCAGGCGTTGTTGGGGACGATGCGGGCGTTTGGTGAGCTTAGTGGGTTGTTTGGCTGGTTATTTGAATCTTCGCGCCAAGTGGCTACGGGTACGTTTGTTAATCGCAATCATTTTGCGGGTTATTTGGAGATGACGCTGGCGTTAGGGATTGGATTAATGCTGGCATTTAGAACGGGTCGTGATTGGAGCTGGGTTGGTTTTTTGGAGTTGTTGTTAAGCCCAAAAATGATGATTCGTTTGGCGTTAATTTTGATGGTCATTGCGTTGGTTATGACGCAATCACGGATGGGTAACACGGCGTTTATGGTGAGTTTGTTGGTGGTTTCTGTGTTGTTTATTGCGCGTAATCCACTTAATCGTGTTCGCAATGGGTTGATTATTCTAAGTATTTTGTTAATTGATGTATTGATTATTAGTCAGTATTTTGGGTTAGAGCGTTTGAAGGATCGGGTATTTAGTACAGAGGTGTCGGTTACGGTGGATCAGGGTAACTTGATTGTTAATTTGGATGATTTGCGTGGGCTGGCCTTTGAGCGCGGGTTGCCTTTGGCAATGGAGAAGCCTTGGGTTGGTCAGGGTGCGGGCACGTATGAGCTCGCGTTTATGCCCTATTCAGGGATTGATTTTGGTGGACATTTTGATCATGCGCACAATGATTTTTTGCAGTTTTGGATTGAGTTCGGCTTGATCGGGAGTTTGCTATTATTGGCTTTTTTAGCCTTGTCGTTTTATTTTGCACTCAAGGCGTTATGGATGCGTGAATCCTTGTTTCGCAGCGGGTTGGGTTTTGGGGTGACGATGGCATTATTGTCCATTACGATTCATAGTTTTTTTGATTTTAACTTACAGATTCCGGCGAATGCGGCCACGTTTGTGGTCGTTTGCGCCTTGGCGGTATTAGCCCCTTATCATAGCCATGAACCGAAGTCTTCGGTTCGTTGA
- a CDS encoding phosphatidylglycerophosphatase A translates to MSPTPSWSELKQHPALMLGFGFGSGLAPKAPGTWGTLLGWLLFIPLVVYAPVLAWLVFGLGLIAGSWICGRAAELVGVHDHGGIVWDEFVGIWLVLLLLPDQAWLWWLLAFVFFRFFDIIKPWPIGWLDRRVSGGLGIMLDDLVAALFALIGVWIIYIGLFSA, encoded by the coding sequence ATGTCACCAACACCAAGTTGGTCCGAACTAAAACAGCACCCCGCATTGATGTTGGGTTTTGGTTTTGGTTCGGGTTTGGCCCCTAAAGCCCCGGGAACTTGGGGGACTTTATTAGGTTGGCTGCTGTTTATTCCTTTAGTCGTGTATGCGCCTGTTTTAGCCTGGCTGGTGTTTGGTTTAGGGCTGATTGCTGGCAGCTGGATTTGTGGCCGTGCCGCTGAACTGGTCGGGGTGCACGATCATGGCGGCATTGTTTGGGATGAGTTTGTTGGTATTTGGTTGGTGCTTTTATTGTTGCCTGACCAGGCCTGGTTGTGGTGGCTATTGGCGTTTGTTTTTTTCCGGTTTTTTGACATTATCAAGCCCTGGCCAATTGGCTGGCTTGATCGCCGAGTTTCGGGCGGTTTGGGGATTATGCTTGACGATCTTGTCGCGGCTTTATTTGCCCTAATAGGGGTATGGATTATTTATATTGGCCTTTTTAGCGCTTAG